A single window of Solenopsis invicta isolate M01_SB chromosome 3, UNIL_Sinv_3.0, whole genome shotgun sequence DNA harbors:
- the LOC113003466 gene encoding methionine aminopeptidase 1D, mitochondrial-like, whose amino-acid sequence MYYLFIKTSFLFCRSREHTRMRHWKPLQEGDILNVDITVYLNGYHGDCSVMFQVGEAHSEGKRLVTITELCLKSAIEICKSNEYFCNIGNVIEETTNKHNLNVIPALLGHGIGTYFHGAPDIYHFANDFSDKIKPDMTFTIEPALSQGTTQIEILEDG is encoded by the exons atgtattatttatttattaaaactagcTTTTTGTTTTGCAGAAGTAGAGAGCACACAAGGATGAGACATTGGAAGCCTTTGCAAGAAGGTGATATACTCAATGTTGATATAACT gtTTATCTTAATGGCTATCACGGCGATTGCTCAGTCATGTTTCAAGTTGGTGAGGCACATTCTGAAGGCAAACGATTGGTAACAATCACAGAATTGTGTTTAAAGTCAGCTATTGAAATATGCAAATCAAAtgaatatttctgcaatattg GTAATGTAATAGAAGAGACAACAAATAAACACAATTTGAATGTAATACCTGCACTTTTGGGTCATGGTATCGGAACTTACTTTCATGGTGCTCCAGACATTTATCACTTTG CAAATGatttttctgacaaaataaaACCAGATATGACATTTACTATTGAACCAGCTTTAAGTCAAGGAACAACGCAGATTGAAATTCTGGAAGATGGATAG